The Spodoptera frugiperda isolate SF20-4 chromosome 9, AGI-APGP_CSIRO_Sfru_2.0, whole genome shotgun sequence genome contains a region encoding:
- the LOC118271079 gene encoding WD repeat domain phosphoinositide-interacting protein 4, with product MAQLAHRRSSGIISLAFNQEQDCFACCLKTGLRIYNVEPLVEISHFNREEVGEVLLCEMIDRTNWLLYVSARRPNILMAFNAREHYLIAEVSFKAPIRAIKARKDKVAIVLSSTIQVLAIPKLNRVALMRIPAGCRPLCTIATDAAVPQLLAAPAHRKGCVQIIDVSRVVRGAHSSSPAVMNCHQNDLVCMSLSPNGTRLATASEKGTIIRVFDTGTRTPLHELRRGSDYADVFCINFNATGTLVSCVSDKGTMHVWSARGAWTHLAAAKAFPDTRAQCGFINDNTAVMICEDGSYHKFSFASEGNCHRTDFDVFLQVGDDNELLL from the exons ATGGCGCAATTGGCGCACCGGAGGAGCAGCGGCATCATCAGCCTGGCGTTTAACCAGGAGCAAG ACTGCTTCGCGTGCTGCCTGAAGACCGGTTTGCGAATATATAATGTCGAGCCACTTGTTGAAATATCCCATTTTA ACCGGGAGGAGGTCGGCGAGGTGTTACTGTGCGAGATGATAGACCGCACCAACTGGCTCCTGTACGTGAGCGCTCGCCGCCCCAACATTCTCATGGCCTTCAATGCCCGAGAACACTACCTGATTGCTGAAGTGTCGTTCAAGGCACCCATCAGAGCCATCAAAGCAAGGAAAGACAA AGTGGCAATAGTACTAAGCTCCACGATACAAGTGCTGGCGATACCAAAGCTCAACCGAGTGGCTTTGATGCGGATCCCGGCAGGCTGCCGGCCGCTGTGCACGATAGCCACCGACGCCGCGGTCCCACAGCTGTTGGCTGCACCAGCACACCGCAAAGGATGCGTGCAGATCATC GACGTATCGCGAGTGGTAAGGGGTGCCCACTCATCGTCTCCGGCAGTGATGAACTGCCACCAGAACGACTTGGTCTGCATGAGTTTATCCCCGAACGGGACTCGGCTGGCCACTGCGTCTGAAAAGGGCACCATCATCCGCGTGTTCGACACTGGAACCAGGACCCCGCTGCATGAGCTGCGACGAGGCTCCGACTATGCCGACGTTTTTTG TATAAACTTCAACGCTACCGGCACATTAGTCAGCTGTGTGTCGGATAAAGGCACGATGCATGTATGGAGCGCGCGCGGCGCCTGGACTCACCTCGCCGCGGCAAAAGCATTCCCTGACACACGCGCCCAATGCGGCTTCATTAACGATAACACCGCCGTCA TGATTTGTGAAGACGGTTCGTACCACAAGTTCTCATTCGCATCCGAGGGAAACTGCCACCGCACGGATTTCGATGTGTTTCTTCAG gtggGCGACGACAACGAACTTCTCCtatga
- the LOC118271200 gene encoding small integral membrane protein 20, translating into MAFFRGWRYAAFVSGFVGFIGLALYPIAIAPMIDPSEYRKIQKEARKNIRQEDIQPGNMKIWTDPFGRKKPERESD; encoded by the exons atggCTTTCTTTAGAGGATGGCGATATGCAGCTTTCGTTTCTGGATTTGTCGGATTTATTGGTCTTGCCCTATATCCGATTGCTATAGCTCCAATGATTGACCCATCGGAGTATA GAAAGATTCAGAAAGAAGCTAGGAAGAATATCAGACAGGAAGACATTCAACCTGGAA ACATGAAAATATGGACAGATCCGTTTGGAAGGAAGAAGCCAGAGCGGGAAAGTGattaa
- the LOC118271187 gene encoding gastric triacylglycerol lipase, with translation MKLPLLVVFTFILLSQIEHSECRQISWFPNVIDTISNKTTQLSNYVREKGRRLKHFYVENVRKKITSYLGLNNGDSIHIESPEERQARMDRKFRDIVVEAESSANNIFDTMAPAAVEYKCENDDPMIHMTTPQLIAVHGYPAESHTVVTDDGYILTIHRIPHSKNAASKVSPRKTVLMHHGLLGSSADWILAGPQKGLGYILSEAGYDVWLANVRGNTYSRAHVSRDIDSFEFWNFTFHDVSQHDLPAVIDYIMEVKGWDAKINYIGHSMGTTVLFALLSTKTQYNKILRAGFALAPVAYMTDIKSPIKLLARYSDNIEYLMKLLGANEFLPQNAVLRWLSKHACEINHYEEAICENSMFVLCGHDERQFNRSLLPIILGHVPAGASTRTLVHYAQEIKQSGRFQLFDYGPVDNFKAYGTVTPPEYPLHKITLPIALFSSENDWLAGDVDVANLYVQLVNPIEHYIVPLKEFNHIDFLWAVDAPTLVYTKLLQLLEEGVSNSDEILNNNLIDD, from the coding sequence ATGAAGCTTCCGCTACTAGTCGTGTTTACGTTCATACTATTATCGCAAATAGAACACAGTGAGTGCCGGCAGATCTCATGGTTCCCAAACGTAATAGACACTATATCCAACAAAACTACTCAACTATCAAACTATGTTCGTGAAAAAGGACGAAGATTGAAACACTTTTACGTCGAAAATGTACGAAAAAAGATCACTTCATACCTAGGTTTGAATAATGGCGATTCAATACACATTGAAAGCCCCGAGGAAAGGCAAGCGAGGATGGACAGAAAATTCAGAGACATCGTCGTAGAAGCGGAGTCGTCGGCAAATAACATATTTGACACCATGGCGCCGGCTGCAGTGGAGTATAAGTGCGAGAATGATGACCCTATGATTCACATGACTACTCCGCAATTGATTGCAGTCCACGGTTACCCAGCAGAATCCCACACTGTTGTGACAGACGATGGATACATATTGACCATACACAGGATACCACATTCCAAAAACGCTGCAAGTAAAGTAAGTCCTAGGAAAACAGTGCTAATGCATCACGGTCTACTTGGAAGCTCTGCTGATTGGATTCTAGCAGGCCCTCAGAAGGGTTTGGGCTATATTCTGTCTGAAGCCGGCTACGACGTATGGTTAGCCAACGTCAGAGGAAATACCTACTCCCGAGCTCATGTTTCAAGAGATATAGATTCATTTGAGTTTTGGAATTTCACATTCCACGACGTAAGCCAACATGATCTTCCTGCTGTTATAGACTACATTATGGAGGTGAAAGGATGGGAtgcaaaaattaattacatcgGTCATTCTATGGGAACTACGGTGCTATTCGCTCTATTGTCAACGAAAACTCAATACAACAAGATATTGAGAGCAGGGTTCGCTTTGGCGCCAGTCGCGTACATGACGGACATAAAAAGCCCGATAAAATTACTAGCAAGGTACAGCGATAACATTGAGTATCTAATGAAGCTACTCGGAGCTAATGAGTTCCTTCCTCAAAATGCAGTACTGAGGTGGTTATCAAAACATGCTTGTGAGATAAATCATTACGAAGAAGCGATATGTGAAAATTCCATGTTTGTTTTGTGCGGACATGATGAGAGGCAATTCAATAGGTCATTGTTGCCAATAATTTTGGGCCACGTGCCGGCGGGTGCTTCTACAAGAACTCTAGTGCATTACGCTCAGGAGATCAAACAGAGTGGCAGGTTCCAGTTATTTGACTATGGGCCTGTTGATAATTTTAAAGCGTATGGTACGGTGACTCCACCTGAATATCCGTTGCATAAAATTACGTTGCCAATTGCTTTGTTCAGTTCGGAAAATGATTGGTTGGCGGGTGATGTTGATGTGGCGAACTTGTACGTGCAGCTTGTGAACCCTATTGAACATTACATAGTGCCATTGAAGGAATTTAATCACATAGACTTTTTGTGGGCCGTTGATGCGCCAACTCTAGTTTACACAAAACTATTACAATTGTTAGAGGAGGGTGTTAGCAACTCCgacgaaatattaaataataatttaatagatgaTTAA
- the LOC118271358 gene encoding GDP-D-glucose phosphorylase 1 has translation MYKSNNLTSDNLNSFTSLLKTKWDEIHNETDIFRYKIDDLEERIVDGKYFLQLNPDRRSKRRTPEEMTSICQPFDEKKFHFNKVSSKEILFSLEGEDGDLHTVLVNVSPISRYHSLLCPSVNRCLPQVVTPDSLKLVVQIMFQVEDRDVRIGFNSICGFASVNHLHYHIFVEEKSLHIECVNWQHFKGEMYLLDDESTVPAFCFKIQKESSSQTLQQAWKVLEYFLEKSIAHNILFTKRGLGGDDVVYLIVWPRRNTSGAKQLSAFNVAVLELSGWFPIFDEEEFKNVQAKDLQAELMKWKRDDFKSICENIKGIL, from the exons atgtacaaatcaaataatttaaccagTGACAACTTAAATAGTTTCACAAGtcttttgaaaacaaaatgggACGAAATTCACAACGAAACAGATATATTTCGGTATAAAATTGATGATTTGGAGGAAAGGATTGTTGATGGGAAATATTTCCTACAG ttaaaCCCAGACCGGCGATCTAAAAGAAGAACTCCAGAAGAAATGACCAGTATTTGTCAACCATTTGACGAAAAAAAGTTCCATTTCAATAAAGTCTCTTCAAAAGAAATACTCTTTTCTTTGGAAGGCGAAG ATGGAGACTTACACACGGTATTAGTGAATGTGAGCCCTATATCCAGGTACCATTCCTTGCTATGTCCATCTGTGAATAGATGCTTACCTCAGGTGGTAACTCCGGACAGCCTGAAATTAGTGGTACAGATCATGTTCCAAGTTGAAGATCG agaTGTAAGAATTGGATTCAATAGCATTTGCGGTTTTGCATCTGTCAATCATTTGCACTATCACATATTTGTTGAAGAAAAATCTTTACATATAGAATGTGTG aaCTGGCAACACTTCAAAGGGGAAATGTATCTCCTGGATGACGAATCAACAGTACctgcattttgttttaaaatacaaaaggaATCTTCTAGCCAGACATTGCAACAAGCTTGGAAAGTTCTAGAATACTTTTTGGAGAAGTCCATTGCTCATAATATTCTCTTCACTAAAAGGGGGTTGGGTGGTGATGATGTGGTATATCTGATAGTTTGGCCACGGAGGAATACTTCTGGTGCTAAACAGTTGTCTGCATTCAATGTGGCTGTTTTGGAACTTAGTGGCTGGTTCCCTATATTTG ATGAAGAAGAATTCAAGAATGTTCAAGCAAAAGATCTTCAGGCAGAATTAATGAAATGGAAAAGGGatgattttaaaagtatttgtgaaaatattaaaggtatattgtaa
- the LOC118271359 gene encoding uncharacterized protein LOC118271359: MISEFAKEKVYWTRKMNLKLVKFMESRPNIWNPKHPKYTSLKYRDKTYAEFASLYGNEFTGQIVKDRWTNIRSTFANYLRKVKASQAKGDGEPYKVTWHLWDACKFLLKVNKNIQGDTNDYSNNDLKDETEQEDVSSNSDNSEKSYNNDPSCQNIANGILNVFRGVQNDVFGLENTKYAQVGQLVAQKLSQMSSYEAAQMSNKITEILLMYHEDNPLNPNNLKSELNIS; encoded by the exons ATGATATCCGAATTCGCAAAAGAAAAAGTATATTGGACGAGAAAAATGAAtctaaaattagtaaaattCATGGAAAGCAGACCGAATATTTGGAACCCTAAACATCCAAAGTACACTTCATTAAAATATAGAGATAAAACATATGCGGAATTTGCTTCTCTGTACGGCAACGAGTTCACAGGACAGATAGTAAAAGATCGTTGGACGAATATAAGGTCTACCTTTGCCAATTACTTGAGAAAAGTAAAAGCAAGTCAGGCTAAAGGCGATGGAGAG cctTACAAGGTGACATGGCACTTATGGGATGCATGCAAGTTTCTACTTaaagttaacaaaaatattcaaggaGATACAAATGACTACAGTAATAATGATTTAAAG GATGAAACAGAACAAGAGGATGTATCAAGTAACTCGGATAACTCGGAAAAATCCTACAACAATGATCCTTCATGTCAAAATATAGCCAAcggtattttaaatgtattccgTGGAGTTCAAAATGATGTTTTTGGTTTAGAAAACACAAAGTATGCACAAGTAGGACAATTAGTGGCCCAAAAATTATCACAAATGAGTTCCTATGAAGCAGCacaaatgtcaaataaaataacagaaatcTTATTAATGTACCATGAAGATAATCCTTTGAatccaaataatttaaaatcagagctaaatataagttaa